In the genome of Calditrichota bacterium, the window GGAAGGTTCAAAAAATGTTCGTCCATCTTCCATAACTGAGTTTGCAGAAAGCCAGGGAAAATTTGAATTCTTTTCAGCCTGTGTATAAACAAACAATCCTTGCTCAATATCATGGTTGCCTACAGCAAATGCATCATATCCCATGTAATTCATTGTTAAAATCATTGGGTGGGTTAAGTGTCTTTCATTTTGGTTAAAATAATAGGCAAGAGGTGTTCCCTGCATTAAGTCGCCCGAATCGAGCAGAATTACATTTTTATGCTTTTGACGATATTCTTTTACACGTGTGTAAACTTTTGCCAAACCACCCCTTTCATCCGGCTGGTCTGTAAAATAATTATAAGGATAAATTTGACCATGTAGATCTGTGGTTTGTAATATGTAAAGTGTATCAGTTTCCTGAGCAAAAGCAATAGAAAGGGAACAGAGAATTATAATTATTAGACGGTTCATAAAAAGTCCTTAAGTTATTGGAAATTATTGAACTAGATCGTTTTTCAATTTATTTTCATAAACAGTAATGTTCAACCAACAGCATTTCAATAGTTAACGGGCACTCCGGAATCTCCATGGGAAACAAAACTGCAAATCAGGTTCTCGGCAAAAAAGGTGAACAGCTTGCTAAAAAATATTTGGAGCAGGCCGGCCATAATATCATTGCAGAAAACTATCGTTCTGGCCGTTCGGAGTTGGATATAATTTCCCAAAAAGATTCAACTGTTGTAGTATCCGAAGTAAAAAGTTTCTATTCCAAACCCCTGGGCGCAGCAGAATTTCGTGTTAATAAGCGAAAACAGCAACAAATTATTAAAGGTGTCTATGGGTTTTTAAGTGAAAATCCTAAATACGAAGGGCAAGATGTACGATTAGATGTAATTGTTGTAGATTTTTCATCTTACCCGGCAAATATTACGCATCATCAATCTGCCTTTTATGATGATGGTGATTATTAGAAATGAATTAATGAATAATTGAATTTTTGATTAGGTGAGACGAGGAAGAATTGTTTTGCATTAATTCAACAGTTCAGCATTTCATTAGTTTATATAATCAGAAAGCCTTATTGCTTGCAACGAATTATAAATAGAAGAGGATTATTCAATGCCCTTTACAGCTTACAGAAACCAGTTTCCTTTTACAAACAGCAAGATTTATTTGAACCACGCCGGGGTTTCGCCACTTTCTACAGATGTGCGTGAAAAGATGGATTGGTTTATCAATAACCGTAGTTTTGGTGAAATTGAATTTTTTGAAGAAATGGTTGAATTACGTGACCAAACACGTTCCTTACTTGCTAAAATTATAAATGTTGAAGAAAATGGAATTGCGTTTACTGCCAACACTTCCACGGGATTCAATTGGCTGGCTCAGGGTTTAAAGTGGAAAAAAGGTGATCAAATCATTTTAACCGATCTTGAATTCCCATCCAATGTTTACCCGTTCTTAAATTTGCAAAAACAGGGTGTTGAGGTCGTTTTTGTAAAAAGCAAAAATGGCTGCATTGAGGTTGAAGATATCGAAAAAGCGATTACACCAAAAACACGGATGATCTCAATCAGCTTTGTAGAATTTAGCACAGGTTACCGTAATGATTTGCTGGCGATAGGCGCTCTATCCAAACATCATGATTTGATTTTTAGTGTGGATGCGATTCAGGGTTTAGGTGCTATTCCGCTGGATGTAAAAGCTTGTCATATAGATTTCCTTTCCTGCGGTGGACATAAGTGGCTAATGGGTCCGATGGGAATTGGTTTTATGTATTTTGAACAAAATTTATTTGAAAAAATATCACCGGCTTTTGTCGGATGGGACAGTGTAACAAACTCTCTTGATTATCTCGATTATAATTTTGAATTACTACCTGATGCGCGACGTTTTGAATATGCAACACAAAACCATTTAGGAATATGTGGCTTATCCGCCTCGCTGGATATATTGCACCGGGTTGGGATTGCAACGATAGAACAGCATCTTCTCATTTTGGGAAAACAAATGGTGGACAGGTTGCCTGACTATGGTATGAAATTTCTGGGGCATGAAGATTCGTTTTACTGGTCTGGTATTTTTTCTTTTTCACACCCTGATGCTGAAGAATTATCTATGTTTTTAAAAAAGCATAATGTGATTTGTTCTATCCGGGATGGTGCATTACGTTTTAGTCCGCATTTTTATAATAACCGCGATGATATCAATGCAATTATTGACTTAATCGGGAAATTCCACCGCTCTCATTTATAAACCAACTTTTAGGAAAAAACAATGAAAAAACATTTAGGCCGGATTGGTTATGGTGCGTTTTTGGGTTTTTTAGCCTCAGTGATAGTTTGGCTAATGGCTAATTATTTTGCCAATGACATTATGTATGAATACGAAGCCAGAACCTATGACTGGCGCGTAAAGAAAAAAGTACAGGATGTTGAAAAATTTTCAATTGACACCGTTGTAATTGTAGATATTGATGGATTAGCCACATCAAAGCTTGGTAAATTTTCACAGTGGCCAAGGGAATACTATCCAAAGCTTATTAAAAACTTAAATGATGGTGGCGCAAAGGTTATCGGGCTTGATATTATCTTTGATAAAGTTCTCTGGCAAACAGAGCAGGATTTACAGTTTGTCAGCTCGGTAAGAGAAGCAGGCAATGTTTTCAATGCGCTCTATTATGGCAAAGCTGATTCTCTGAATTTCCGTTACGAAATGTCCAAAGAGCCGGCAGGTTTTGAAAGTGGGAAATTCCATTATCAGATAAAAGGCAACCCATTACCGGATTTTGCCAAGCAAAAAAGATTTGAAAATGAATTCATTGAGCTTTTAAATGCAAGCACGGGCAACGGTCATGTAAATTTTAATCCCGATGATGATGGTGTTGCAAGGACAATTCATCTGTTCTCTAAATTTAATAATCATTTATATCCGTCGTTGGCTTTGAGAATGTTTATGGAGCTTGAAAAAATTGATGAACTTGCCATGAATGGACCAAACCGACTTGAATTATTTTCCCAGGGTAATTTGGTGCGCAGCATTCCTGTTGATGAAAATGGAAATATGCGAATCACTTATTATGGTACATTTCAAACATTTCGGTATATATCTTTTTATCACGTTTTGGCAGAAGAGGTACCAAAGGAATATTATAAAAATAAAATATTTTTGGTTGGGACCAGTCTGGCAGGCCTGTTTGATTTACGAAGTACTCCGGTATTTCCTGCCTTCCCTGGGGTTGAGATACATGCCAACATAATAAACACACTTATCAATGATGACTTTATTGAGCGGTTAAGTAATACGCAATCGTTTTTACTAATGGTTAGTATCGGTATTATCCTTGGTATTCTGATGAGTTACTTTACACCATTGTATAGTATCCTTTTAGTAATCCTTACAGGCTTTTTCCATGTCATTGTCTCTATGATGTTATTTGATATGAATATCTGGGTAGAAATTGTGTCGCCCATGTTGACAATTTTTGCGACATTTAGTTTGGTCTACATGTACCGCTTTGCAACAGAGGAACGCAAAAAAAGGTTTATCCGCACAACTTTCTCCCACTTTGTAACTAAATCCGTAGTGGATGAACTGCTTGCCAATCCTGAAAAAATTAAGCTTGGCGGTGAAAAGAAAAAGTGTACTGTAATGTTTAGCGATGTGGCCGGCTTTACGACAATCTCTGAAAAATTATCACCGGAAGCCCTTGTTAGCCTTTTGAATGATTATCTGACTCAAATGACAAATATTGTTTTTAAATATGATGGTATGTTGGACAAGTATGAAGGCGATGCAATTATGGCTGTTTTTGGTGCACCTGTTTCTCATGGTAACGATGCTTTTAACGCCTGTGCTACTGCCTTAGAAATGCAAGAGGCCCTGGAAAGAATGCGTGTTCTGTGGCGCAAACAGGGGCGTGATGAGCTTTACGCACGGATTGGTGTTAATACCGGCCAAATGGTTGTAGGCAACATGGGCAGCGAAACCCGTTTTGATTATACGGTTATGGGTGATGCCGTAAACCTTGGCGCACGCCTGGAACCGGCTAATAAGCAATATGGCACAGATATTATGATTGGCGATGAAACAGTAAAAGAAGCAGGTGACAAAATTATCACGCGTCAGCTTGATCTTTTGCGTGTAAAAGGGAAAACTGAGCCAGTCAAAGTTTATGAATTAGTCGGGATTACAGAAAAAGGATTGCCTGATAAAAAAATGAAAGTGATTGAGCTATTTAAACGTGGATTTAAAGAATATCTCGAGCAAAACTGGGATTGGGCAATCAATTATTTTGAGCAAGCCCTGGCAATTGATGCCAAAGACGGCCCTTGTCAGAGATATGTAAGACGCTGTAAATACAATAAAACCGAGCCACCCGGGGAAAACTGGGATGGCGTTTTTACAATGAAAACGAAATAGCAATCCAGTAGAGATAACTTTTCCGTTCTTTCTTTCCTGAAATCTCAATATTGATTGGCTGAAACCGATAAGAAGACAAAGGAAAAAATAGAATAGAAATAAATGGATTTAAAAGATCTTAAAATATTGGTTGTTGATGATAACAATATTAATGTTAAGCTTCTTGACAGAACACTGACCAATAATAATTTTAATGTTGTAAGCGCGTCATCCGGCAAGGAAGCCATAGAAGTTACCAATACTGAAAAACCAGATCTTATTTTGCTCGATGTTCTGATGCCCGGGATGGATGGTTACGAAACGTGTAAAATCCTGAAAGAAAGCAACGAAACAAAACACATACCTGTAATTTTTCTTTCTGCTAAAAATGAAACCGTTGATAAGGCTAAAGGATTAGCTCTTGGTGCGGCAGATTATCTGACAAAACCTTTTGATCCTGTAGAAATTGTTGCTCGAATCCACAGCCATATTGCTATTCGTAAAGATGTGATCGATTTATTTCACAAAAACGAACAGCTGAGGACTGAATTATTAAACGCTCAAAATGGCAAAGAAAAAACTACAACAGAATTGCCATTAAAAAATCTTGAAGCGATTAAAAGTTTAAACTATCGCCAGGCAAATAAATATTTTAGAATTTCTGCACGGGTTAAATTCGCTGCGCCTCCTGTTACAACTGTTTTTATTCCGGTATATGTTGATAATCAAAACTACATTTATATTATATCCGGTGGATTTGCAAAAGATATTAACACGTCTTTTGTTCAATTGCTTTTGCAGCAATTTGCTACAGGTTATTTCAGAGGATTAAAAGAAAAAAACTTTCAGGAAAAAGATTTGTACAATGTGTTTGATATGATTCTGCGGGCCTTTTCCCCCGATATTTATAATGCGGCGTTTACATTATCCATGGGCCATATAAATGCTGCAAAACCAGAGTTTACATCATTTTCTATCCACCAGGCTTTGCCATTAATTTTAAATGAAAACAATAATGTAATTAATCCGGATTCTTTACCCGTTTTTTACGAATCGAAGTATGCCAAAATTATTAAGGCGACTAAAATAAAAATGCGTCCCAAATCGACTTTGGTAAATTATGTCTCCGGTAAAGATATTACTGATCCAGAAACGATGAATGAATTCTGCTTGCCGCATTTTTCATCAGAAAAAAATGACATTGTAGAATCTATTGAAAATTGTTTTTCCAACCTGCCGGAAAAAGAAAATGACCAACTTGTAATGGCTATTAAACTTTTATAATTATTAGCTTTTAAAGAATCTTCTTATCTTGCTTTTGCCCGGGCAAACCTTTAACTTCCGCACTCTTTTTAATAAATTTTTATTTGCAAAACGATGCCATCATCTGGAGTGATGGCATCGTGTTATTTTAAGGCCAATTATGATTAAAATTACCACCATAGAAAAAGACAGTATCGCAGAAGAATTGCAAATCCACAGCGGGGATATGCTCGAATCGATAAATGGTAAAAAAATAAACGACAGACTTGATTACCGTTTTCACCAAAGTGGTGAAGAAATTGAAGTGTTAATTCAGCGCGGCGATGAACAAATCTTGTTTGAAATTGAAAAAGACATGGATGAAGATATTGGTCTTGAGCTTGAAGACATGGAGCTTATGGCCTGCGGTAATAATTGTGTTTTTTGTTTTGTTTACCAAAACCCTAAAGGCATGCGCAAACCGCTTTATTTTAAGGATGAAGATTACCGTTACTCTTTTATGTATGGCCATTACGTAACAATGACAACAATGAAACAATCTGATTTGGAACGGATTGTTGAGCAACGATTGTCACCACTTTATATTTCGGTACATTCTACGGAAGAGAAAACACGCAAGTTTTTGCTGGGTATTAAAAAAGATGATCACCTTTTGGAAAAGATGAAATATCTTACATCCAACGGAATTGAACTACATACACAAATTGTGTTAACACCAGGAGTGAATGATGGTGAAATATTTGACCAGACTGTAAACGACCTGAAACAGTTTTATCCCGGTGTAAAATCCATTGCAGTTGTACCTTTGGGACTAACTCAGCATCGTAAACGTTTAACGCCTTTGCGTATCCATACGGCGCAGGAATTAACTGAGATGATCGATTTTGTTGATCAGCGCAGGGTAAAAATGAAGGAAGAACTGGGCAATAGTTTTATTTATTTGTCCGATGAGTTTTTCATCAAAGCCAAACAGCCGTTGCCTTCTGCAGCTTATTATGATGCGTTTTATCAAATTGAAAATGGCGTTGGCGAGTTTCGTGATATGATCGACACCTTTAATAAAGATTATCCAAAGATGCCCAAAGAGATGTCAAGACTGGTAAAAGTCACCTGGGTAACAGGACTTTTGGCGCATAAGTTACTCGAAGATGAAATCATAAATCCGTTACGCAAAATAAAAAATCTTAATGTTGATTTAACTCCCATAGTCAACAAATGGTATGGGCCGTCAATTCAGGTCTCCGGTTTGTTAGTGGCGGAAGATATTTATGATCAACTAAAAGACAAAGATCTTGGTGATGTGGTTTTACTGCCGCCGAGAGTTTTAAATGAAAATGATTTATTTTTAGATGATTGGACCGTTGAAAAGTTATCTGAAAAACTGGGTGTTGCCTGCCATGTTTATAGTGGTGAAATTTGTGACTTGCCAAAGGAACTGGAAGAGTTTTTAAAACTTCAACAATCGGAAATCGTTAATCCGCATTCATAATTCAGATGCTTTGATTGGCGAGTGCAGATTGCTGAATGATGATTGCAGAAATAAAGCAGGTTGCTGACATTATTGAATGGATAACATGAATAATAAAAGTTCTAACCTGGAAGAAAGACTAATAAAGTTTGCTGTACTTATAATAGAATTAATTGAAGAAATGCCAAATAAAAAGGCAGCAAACCATTTATCGGGTCAACTTGTTCGGTCAGGGACATCACCAGCCTTAAATTATGGTGAAGCACAAAGTGCGGAATCGAGAAAGGACTTCATTCATAAAATCAAAATTGTTTTAAAAGAGTTGAGAGAATCTTTCGTATGTCTCAAGATTATACGGAATGCAAAGCTTTTTAAGTCATTGGAAAAAATTCAAATTGCTTTGGCTGAAAATGATGAATTGATTTCAATTTTTGTAAAGAGTTCGAAGACAGCAGAAAAAAATGCAATTATTAAGAATGATTATCGAGATTAAAACTTCCACAATCGGAAATCGTTAATCCGCATTCATAATTCAGATGCTTTGATTGGCGAGTGCAGATTGCTGAATGAAGATTTCAGAAGTTATAACATAATAGAAAATAAGAAAGTATTGTAAAAATGAGTGAACCAATCGTGGCTATTATTGGCCGCCCAAATGTAGGAAAATCAACCCTTTTTAATCGCATGATCGGATCGCGCCAGGCAATAGTCGATGACAAACCCGGTGTTACCCGTGATCGTAATTATGGGCATGTAGAGTGGACCGGTCAGCAATTTGTATTGATTGATACAGGTGGTTATTTGCCGGCTTCTACCGAACAAATGGATATTGCCATCAAAGAGCAGGTTGATCTTGCTGTAGATGAAGCAGATATTTTATTGTTTGTTGTAGATGCTCAAACCGGGATCACAGAAATTGATGAGCAGATTGCTTCAATGCTGCGGAAAAGTGAAAGCAAAGTACTGGTTGTTGTAAATAAAGTGGATGACCAGCGTAACGATCCGTATGTGGGAGAATTTTATAATCTTGGTCTTGAAGAACCGATTCCAATTTCAGCTATGAAAGGGCGCAGTATTGGTGATTTTCTGGATACACTTGCCTCTGCCATAAAAACCGTTCCGGCGCGTGACCAGGATTTTGACGGTATCAAAATCGCGGTTGTAGGGAAAGAAAATGTTGGCAAGTCATCACTCGTAAATACACTGCTCGAGCAAAATCGTTCGATTGTTACAAACATTCCCGGTACAACGCGTGATTCAATTGACTCGGAACTAAACTATCAAAATAAAAAATATTTATTGATTGATACGGCCGGACTGAAGAAGAAAGCCAAGGTAAAAGAAAACATCCTTTTTTACAGTAATCTGCGTACCTTTCGCAGTATTCAGCGCGCCGATGTTGTGGTTTACATGGTTGATATAAATGAAGGACTTTCCCGCCAGGATGTTTATTTGTTAAACGAAGCCACCAATCAGCGAAAAGGAATTGTTTTACTGCTAAATAAATGGGACTTGATAGAAAAAGATCATAAAACTATAAATGAGTATACTTTGGATATCAGAGAGAGATTGGGCGTTCTGCGTTTCATCCCAATGATGTTTGTATCGGTGCATAATAAGCAAAGGTTGTACAAAGCATTGGATTTGGTGAACACAGTTATGGAGGAAATGACCAAACGGATTCAGACATCTGAACTGAATAATTTTTTTGGTCCGTTAATCCATGAAACCACTCCACCCGCGGTAAAAGGAAAAGAAATCAAAATAAATTATATCACACAATTGCATGCTAATTTTCCTTTGTTTGCTTTTTATTGCAATCACCCAAACCTGATAACGGAAAACTATAAACGTTTTCTGGAGAATAAATTGCGGGAACAATTTGGTTTTAGCGGCGTGCCGGTAATCTTATCTTATAGAAACAAAAACAAAGACGGTTCAAAGTAATTATAAACAATTAATCCAACAAAAAATGTCCAATCCAAAATTCAATCGTTTTAAAATATATTGTTTTCTAATCCTAATCCTATCTGGTTTTATTGCATCACCGTTGTTTGCGGAAATGACTGCTGAACAGAAAGAACTACAGGAAAAAGTAAAAGCGTATTTGGGTGTTGATAATTTAACTCGTGGGCAGAGCGGTGGATTTATTTATCAATTTGCCCTGCGTGATATTTACGATCAGTTGAGCAGGGATTTACAAAAAGCTGCTGACAATTATCTTTTGGCCACAGTACCTACCAGGCAAATGCAAATACAATCACCAAAAGGAAAATTTATTCTCCACTACGATACGACAGACGTACATTCAGTACCATTGGAAGATATTTCACAAAATGGCATCCCGGATTTTATTGACTCCGCTGCAGTATTTTTTGATTATTCCTGGGAGATAGAAATTGATCAATTGGGATTTGAAGCGCCAAAGGATATTTTGGGTAATGAAGTTCAAACCTACACCATAGTTTTTTCAAGCCTTAGCAGTTTTGATTATGGATATACTCTTACCGAACAAATTGTTAACAGTGCCTCTGGAACTTTTTACACAAGTTTTATAGAAATGGATAATGATTTCCAAAATTCCGGGTTGGCAACCAAAGGCTTTGATGGGATGCGTGTAACTGCAGCTCATGAGTTTAACCACGCAATTCAATTGGGTTATCCGGTCTGGGAAAATGTAAATCCATTTGCGCAACGTTATTTTCTGGAGATGCTCTCGACCTGGCTGGAAGAAGTTTTATATCCTGATGTAAATGATTATTATGCCTATTTACCGGGTCTCTTCAGGTCTGTTCAGTCGCTTCGTTTCACTTCGCAATCCAATATGTATGGCAATGGAATTTATTTTCATATGCTTGCTGAACAATACAATCCACAAGTGACAATCGAAATTCTTGAAACAATTGGCGAAGAAAGTGTCGTAGCCCTGAATGCGATGGATATTGTCTTAAAAAAGAAAGGCTCGTCATT includes:
- a CDS encoding YraN family protein translates to MGNKTANQVLGKKGEQLAKKYLEQAGHNIIAENYRSGRSELDIISQKDSTVVVSEVKSFYSKPLGAAEFRVNKRKQQQIIKGVYGFLSENPKYEGQDVRLDVIVVDFSSYPANITHHQSAFYDDGDY
- a CDS encoding aminotransferase class V-fold PLP-dependent enzyme; translation: MPFTAYRNQFPFTNSKIYLNHAGVSPLSTDVREKMDWFINNRSFGEIEFFEEMVELRDQTRSLLAKIINVEENGIAFTANTSTGFNWLAQGLKWKKGDQIILTDLEFPSNVYPFLNLQKQGVEVVFVKSKNGCIEVEDIEKAITPKTRMISISFVEFSTGYRNDLLAIGALSKHHDLIFSVDAIQGLGAIPLDVKACHIDFLSCGGHKWLMGPMGIGFMYFEQNLFEKISPAFVGWDSVTNSLDYLDYNFELLPDARRFEYATQNHLGICGLSASLDILHRVGIATIEQHLLILGKQMVDRLPDYGMKFLGHEDSFYWSGIFSFSHPDAEELSMFLKKHNVICSIRDGALRFSPHFYNNRDDINAIIDLIGKFHRSHL
- a CDS encoding adenylate/guanylate cyclase domain-containing protein; its protein translation is MKKHLGRIGYGAFLGFLASVIVWLMANYFANDIMYEYEARTYDWRVKKKVQDVEKFSIDTVVIVDIDGLATSKLGKFSQWPREYYPKLIKNLNDGGAKVIGLDIIFDKVLWQTEQDLQFVSSVREAGNVFNALYYGKADSLNFRYEMSKEPAGFESGKFHYQIKGNPLPDFAKQKRFENEFIELLNASTGNGHVNFNPDDDGVARTIHLFSKFNNHLYPSLALRMFMELEKIDELAMNGPNRLELFSQGNLVRSIPVDENGNMRITYYGTFQTFRYISFYHVLAEEVPKEYYKNKIFLVGTSLAGLFDLRSTPVFPAFPGVEIHANIINTLINDDFIERLSNTQSFLLMVSIGIILGILMSYFTPLYSILLVILTGFFHVIVSMMLFDMNIWVEIVSPMLTIFATFSLVYMYRFATEERKKRFIRTTFSHFVTKSVVDELLANPEKIKLGGEKKKCTVMFSDVAGFTTISEKLSPEALVSLLNDYLTQMTNIVFKYDGMLDKYEGDAIMAVFGAPVSHGNDAFNACATALEMQEALERMRVLWRKQGRDELYARIGVNTGQMVVGNMGSETRFDYTVMGDAVNLGARLEPANKQYGTDIMIGDETVKEAGDKIITRQLDLLRVKGKTEPVKVYELVGITEKGLPDKKMKVIELFKRGFKEYLEQNWDWAINYFEQALAIDAKDGPCQRYVRRCKYNKTEPPGENWDGVFTMKTK
- a CDS encoding response regulator: MDLKDLKILVVDDNNINVKLLDRTLTNNNFNVVSASSGKEAIEVTNTEKPDLILLDVLMPGMDGYETCKILKESNETKHIPVIFLSAKNETVDKAKGLALGAADYLTKPFDPVEIVARIHSHIAIRKDVIDLFHKNEQLRTELLNAQNGKEKTTTELPLKNLEAIKSLNYRQANKYFRISARVKFAAPPVTTVFIPVYVDNQNYIYIISGGFAKDINTSFVQLLLQQFATGYFRGLKEKNFQEKDLYNVFDMILRAFSPDIYNAAFTLSMGHINAAKPEFTSFSIHQALPLILNENNNVINPDSLPVFYESKYAKIIKATKIKMRPKSTLVNYVSGKDITDPETMNEFCLPHFSSEKNDIVESIENCFSNLPEKENDQLVMAIKLL
- a CDS encoding DUF512 domain-containing protein, with the translated sequence MIKITTIEKDSIAEELQIHSGDMLESINGKKINDRLDYRFHQSGEEIEVLIQRGDEQILFEIEKDMDEDIGLELEDMELMACGNNCVFCFVYQNPKGMRKPLYFKDEDYRYSFMYGHYVTMTTMKQSDLERIVEQRLSPLYISVHSTEEKTRKFLLGIKKDDHLLEKMKYLTSNGIELHTQIVLTPGVNDGEIFDQTVNDLKQFYPGVKSIAVVPLGLTQHRKRLTPLRIHTAQELTEMIDFVDQRRVKMKEELGNSFIYLSDEFFIKAKQPLPSAAYYDAFYQIENGVGEFRDMIDTFNKDYPKMPKEMSRLVKVTWVTGLLAHKLLEDEIINPLRKIKNLNVDLTPIVNKWYGPSIQVSGLLVAEDIYDQLKDKDLGDVVLLPPRVLNENDLFLDDWTVEKLSEKLGVACHVYSGEICDLPKELEEFLKLQQSEIVNPHS
- a CDS encoding four helix bundle protein, whose product is MNNKSSNLEERLIKFAVLIIELIEEMPNKKAANHLSGQLVRSGTSPALNYGEAQSAESRKDFIHKIKIVLKELRESFVCLKIIRNAKLFKSLEKIQIALAENDELISIFVKSSKTAEKNAIIKNDYRD
- the der gene encoding ribosome biogenesis GTPase Der yields the protein MSEPIVAIIGRPNVGKSTLFNRMIGSRQAIVDDKPGVTRDRNYGHVEWTGQQFVLIDTGGYLPASTEQMDIAIKEQVDLAVDEADILLFVVDAQTGITEIDEQIASMLRKSESKVLVVVNKVDDQRNDPYVGEFYNLGLEEPIPISAMKGRSIGDFLDTLASAIKTVPARDQDFDGIKIAVVGKENVGKSSLVNTLLEQNRSIVTNIPGTTRDSIDSELNYQNKKYLLIDTAGLKKKAKVKENILFYSNLRTFRSIQRADVVVYMVDINEGLSRQDVYLLNEATNQRKGIVLLLNKWDLIEKDHKTINEYTLDIRERLGVLRFIPMMFVSVHNKQRLYKALDLVNTVMEEMTKRIQTSELNNFFGPLIHETTPPAVKGKEIKINYITQLHANFPLFAFYCNHPNLITENYKRFLENKLREQFGFSGVPVILSYRNKNKDGSK
- a CDS encoding T9SS type A sorting domain-containing protein; this translates as MSNPKFNRFKIYCFLILILSGFIASPLFAEMTAEQKELQEKVKAYLGVDNLTRGQSGGFIYQFALRDIYDQLSRDLQKAADNYLLATVPTRQMQIQSPKGKFILHYDTTDVHSVPLEDISQNGIPDFIDSAAVFFDYSWEIEIDQLGFEAPKDILGNEVQTYTIVFSSLSSFDYGYTLTEQIVNSASGTFYTSFIEMDNDFQNSGLATKGFDGMRVTAAHEFNHAIQLGYPVWENVNPFAQRYFLEMLSTWLEEVLYPDVNDYYAYLPGLFRSVQSLRFTSQSNMYGNGIYFHMLAEQYNPQVTIEILETIGEESVVALNAMDIVLKKKGSSFSESLNDYGKWMYFTGSRSVADQFFNDAADFPEIEISESAQYNGSTIVEFETKVNSESFYYISVDSILQTGGLASISTNSDNPDIRLNHFNSENMNSFSVSSGVNQPLVLDFIPQDIAFLVSNSRDTSVTANFTFIPDSTIKPPDGSKVVFGPNPAKVEIGVSYFYAVPANAKISIFDLNQHPVQTLKNESSEKITLPWDLRDKNDKPLSSGIYYFVVVSDDKKQVGKIAVVR